ttaaaagtattacaataataatcattagagtgtcaactttaagatgaagtatgatttttaggcctgccatgtttattttttgaaaaacaaaatattttaggtggctacgtgcagccaatttgcctacacaagagttcaaaatcctgtataaccttaagtgtgagattaaggtcatgtcttccatagggggtgtatggatttctactggaatatcCCAGTCTGAAGAAGGCTTATTTTTACGACAAGTAATACACCTAACTTGACACTCTTGAGAATTCAGTTGAAGAGCTTTCTGACCACCAGTGAAGTATAGTGAAATTTTTAAattacatgttttatttcaataatgTATCTTGAATGAAGAAGGGGAGCAAAGAAGAAAATTTGACTGAAGCGGGATTCAAACTGGCAACATCTGGTTTGCAAAACCAGTGCTCTATCATCAtattttagtgctgggtggcatttgatgaaaattttgcatatttggcaatttgttATCAATAttgaccaaattcttgactaattcaataaaattgttcaattttggtCTCTGAGTGGTAGGCTCTCAGTGCTTAAATTGCAGATGAGTGGTGAACTCCAAAACAGAGAATTGGGCTCTGCCGCCCACCACCGCCCggcgcccactgtagctacagcCCTGATACACCCCTATGATGGACTGCAATCCAAATTTCCAATATCTTTGCTCAGACACTGGTCAGAGCCATGAAACCGTGCTGTCATGTGATGATGTGACCAGGGATCATGCCCACACTAGGATACAACCCAGGAAGCGACAGTAGAGGGGATCAGTAAAGATGCAGATTTTAAATACGTAGAGTAAACAATATAGAGAGAAACGGACgggtaacaatattaagggggtactacactcctcgataaatttgtgtctatttttgcatttttctcaaaaactaattgcacactggtaacaaaagttatgtgtattattagggcaaggaatccaattactacactggaatttcagtgacccaaggcaagcggttcgttatttatgatacgaaataaggtaccgctaggatgtacctcatttcctatcatatatatggaaccacttgtcttgagtcaatgaaatttcagtgtagtaattggattccttggcaatccttgccccaataatatacataacttttgttaccagtgtgttattatttttttgagaaaaatgcaaaaataatcacaaatttaccacaggggtgtagtacccccttaaatgaagaAGGGAAGCAAAAGATCATATAAAATCTTTATTCACATTGAAAGTGATTTGTGCATTTCTTTGCATCTGTTGCATTTCAGAGATGCCCAGGCAATTATATTTGTGATTGATAGCAGTGATAAACTAAGAATGGTAGTAGCTAAAGAAGAACTTGATCTCCTCATTAAACATCAAGGTAAGATGCCAAGTCTATAGACTAATTTTACTGAAcatattcatcaggactgttattgaaaatagagaccaatttcatagttctagtccaacaaaagaaatctgacagatttcgaaacgtccacagtaagtcatttgcatcacaacccagctgaagactgaaggtttcagtcgcaatgtCGGTttgtccgtcaaaaataggtatatctggctgaccagatttaaattaaatcttaattaagtccacagtaagtgctcttttattggactagaactatgaaatttatCTCCATAGACTAATAATAAACAGAAACTCTCTGACTGGGACCAACTGCCAAAGTCCAGCATCATATGTTTATGAGAGACAAAAATGCCACACCCACTTGCACCTGTTATTGCATATTTTTAAAAGAgcagcagggtcttagctagctacCCGTCTGGCCATCATTTAGACgaggagtttgctcctgggacgggcaaaattaatgcctttgacagatgctatattataaattgtatgttttgagaagctaattgacctttttagtagacccaatttgtataaCAAGGCCATataagcacatatttgaactttttgaacccccaatgggctatagatgtctggtaaatgttttaaaggtcaaattaggagaGGCAATTtgattcaaatgatgggcaaccctcaatttctagctaagaccctgaagAGCAGTTTGACATTTTGTGCATAAATGCATGTACAGGCAACGGCATGCATTATTTGTTAGACACAGATGGAATGATCAgctctcatgaatatgcgagaattctcaatgcatacaaagcacagggactttgtcTGTTGGTGCTATATCTGGATCTCTTTTAATCTGTGGCCAAGGCAAGTCAGCCATACATTACATGTTAGGCTAATCATGGAAGATGGATGGATGAAACACAGGCCTGTATGGAATTTGAACCAATTGGACACAGAGAACTTCTGAATCGGAGTGCTCTCAAGGATTCCCCATAATTCAATTTAAGGAATCCAATTCCTCATTTGCTTCTCCTTAGAAATATTTTGATCCCCACAAAATTTTATTCCCAAGAATTGTTTTCTTGGATGGCATGGCTCAAAAAATCAAGCAACCTTGCTGTTCTGTAAATTCAGCAGTGAGTGTGAAGGTGGATTAAAGGATATGGAAGTCTTTACTCTAGACTGATGGCGAGGTGGGGgacactcaacacaaatgaccatatgggtatgccctggaaagacccctgtttttaGACCATACAGCTCTGAAAGACCtctgaattttaccaaaacagcTCTGAAAGACACTTGATTTTGagcatttcagctctaaaagacccctaaattgctcattcctcatatttctggggttttttcaggctttttttaactgtttgcagctccaaatgacccccttctacCTGTTTGCAGCAACACCCCCTTGTACtggtacgccatcagctcccaaagacccaccacctcaaaattccgggcgAGCATACCCACTAAAAATTTATGATATTGCCTATAACTCTAACTCTTATATTAATTATGTTTGCCTTTCCAGAAATCAAAACTAAAAGAGTGCCTATTTTATGCTTTGCAAATAAAATGGACTTACGAGATGCCTTATCATCAGTCAAAGTTTCTCAGATGTTGGAATTAGAGAAAATCAAAGACAAACCATGGCACATATGTGCAAGTAATGCTATGACAGGGGAAGGACTTCATGAAGGCATCCAATGGTTATCAGGTAAGGTCCTTAATcctgtgagaactacctgcctattggtcaaaatgtAGTTTAcattatcaattagaccaatcagcaacatcttTAGAATTAATTTCACCacccaaaaaaattgggtgaactactttcaaagctctattctgattggtgattattaggagttaagaaaacctaataatgataatattggatggcttatttcgcatgataccataacatcggattcgtcatacaaatatcgaactcgccgttggctcgtccgatatttttatgactcatccgatatgttatggtatcacgctcagccatccaatattatatcaaacttggtacagggataggatatggtggcctcatgtgctgtatagttttgtgtcgcattatttgcatatttatgaatattaatgagctcattagcatattttgcctacattgtcattaatccactctgcagcttaaacgcaaccaccgatcaacttcaaacttgctacCGTGATAGTCTATGgtagcctcatgtgctgtatactttgtgtcatgttatttgcatatttatgaatattaatgagctcatttgcatatttggcctacattgtcattaatccactctgcagctttaaTGCAATCACCGATCaccttcaaacttggtacggtgataggatatggtggcctgatgtgctgaatagtttgtttgtgtcattttatttgcatatttatgaatattaatgagctcatttgcatgttttgccttcatttccattaatccactctccaccttaaacgcaatcaccgatcaacttcaaacttggtattgtgatagtatttggtggcctcatgtggtgtatagttatgtgggggccaccttaattacgaaccgcgtaattctagttctaatttgctatctagtgtaacatgggtcgatagtgacaaaaagtaccccaatgaacagagcacatccagatcttgcaaaatatgttaacCATATTTCTTggctatcgacccatgtttagccagtcttatctcaacatgaaaacaaagggaatctgTATTAAGTAATAAGATTaccatttgatgtaatgaggtgatatgtcatgttgcaaaggattctgggaagggtaagatatcttctttaaAGCAACCCTATCTTACAGATTCCTTACACCATGATAGCTAACCAATACTAAACaccattttgatttcatttcatatttcatCTCAGATCAACTGACCCAACAGAAGCGATGAGGTACACAGATCCGTTAGATAAGAGACTTTTActtgtatatttttgaaaatccTAGAGGTTATATTTATTCCATCATTGCTGAGAAGACCATCAGGTTTGTGGCAGTACTACTTCAATTGGGTGTTAATGGCAGATTAGTAGGTTTCATATTACATTACTGAGTGCAATCAATACTATCCATCGCTAGGATCcagaacatgctcatctattagggctcagttctataaccccattacatttgcacattcattgaatgacctttgaaaattttagtacaaaaactcatactctgcaacatagggtcaaattttgcactatgattatttaattgaggttattgaactatgccattgggatgaggctattgtggtccatagtgcatgtaAATGTTGCTTGCTACTCAGGTTGCCATGGTAAATGATTAGGCTAATGGTGCAGCCAACAGTCTACTAAAACTCTCCTCTACCTCTGCGATAAACCAcagtcttgtccaatattttgagtattgGATGCCGGCGCTacaataaaatattggaccttCCTGTCGTCtgtcacacggtagaggatagcaAAACAAAAGTGCATATCTTTTGTTCTCATTCTTAATCAGTTTAAATAATATCTAACTATTTTATTGAGCAAAAATTATGTTACTGTTAGACCAAAAAAAACCAAGTTAGTTTCCCGCAGCATGCGCATTTCCTTTTTggcggcttattttgcgcattagaaaaAT
Above is a window of Amphiura filiformis chromosome 7, Afil_fr2py, whole genome shotgun sequence DNA encoding:
- the LOC140156665 gene encoding ADP-ribosylation factor-like protein 6, coding for MSGQGKYRNLWEHYYKDAQAIIFVIDSSDKLRMVVAKEELDLLIKHQEIKTKRVPILCFANKMDLRDALSSVKVSQMLELEKIKDKPWHICASNAMTGEGLHEGIQWLSDQLTQQKR